One genomic segment of Tursiops truncatus isolate mTurTru1 chromosome 11, mTurTru1.mat.Y, whole genome shotgun sequence includes these proteins:
- the NTF3 gene encoding neurotrophin-3 isoform X2: protein MVTSATILQVNKVMSILFYVIFLAYLRGIQGNSMDQRSLPEDSLNSLIIKLIQADILKNKLSKQMVDVKENYQSTLPKAEAPREPAKSEFQPMTAMGPELLRHQRRYNSPRVLLSDSTPLEPPPLYLMEDYVGNPVATNRTARRKRYAEHKSHRGEYSVCDSESLWVTDKSSAIDIRGHQVTVLGEIKTGNSPVKQYFYETRCKEARPVKNGCRGIDDKHWNSQCKTSQTYVRALTSENNKLVGWRWIRIDTSCVCALSRKIGRT, encoded by the coding sequence ATCTTACAGGTGAACAAGGTGATgtccatcttgttttatgtgATATTTCTCGCTTATCTCCGTGGCATCCAAGGTAACAGCATGGATCAAAGGAGTTTGCCGGAAGACTCGCTCAATTCCCTGATTATTAAGCTGATCCaggcagatattttaaaaaacaagctcTCCAAGCAGATGGTGGACGTTAAGGAAAACTACCAGAGCACGCTGCCCAAAGCAGAGGCCCCCCGGGAGCCTGCCAAGTCGGAATTCCAGCCCATGACGGCCATGGGCCCCGAACTGCTGCGGCATCAGAGACGCTACAACTCCCCCCGGGTCCTGCTGAGTGACAGCACCCCCTTGGAGCCCCCTCCCCTGTACCTCATGGAGGATTACGTGGGCAACCCCGTGGCGACCAACAGAACGGCGCGGAGGAAGAGGTACGCGGAACACAAGAGTCACCGAGGGGAGTACTCCGTGTGTGACAGCGAGAGCTTGTGGGTGACCGACAAGTCATCGGCCATCGACATTCGGGGACACCAGGTCACGGTGCTGGGGGAGATCAAAACCGGCAACTCTCCCGtcaaacaatatttttatgaGACGAGATGTAAAGAGGCCAGGCCTGTCAAGAACGGTTGCAGAGGCATTGACGACAAACACTGGAACTCTCAGTGCAAAACCTCCCAAACCTACGTCCGGGCACTGACGTCAGAAAACAACAAGCTGGTCGGCTGGCGGTGGATACGGATAGACACATCCTGTGTGTGTGCCTTGTCGAGAAAGATCGGAAGAACATAA
- the NTF3 gene encoding neurotrophin-3 isoform X3, producing MSILFYVIFLAYLRGIQGNSMDQRSLPEDSLNSLIIKLIQADILKNKLSKQMVDVKENYQSTLPKAEAPREPAKSEFQPMTAMGPELLRHQRRYNSPRVLLSDSTPLEPPPLYLMEDYVGNPVATNRTARRKRYAEHKSHRGEYSVCDSESLWVTDKSSAIDIRGHQVTVLGEIKTGNSPVKQYFYETRCKEARPVKNGCRGIDDKHWNSQCKTSQTYVRALTSENNKLVGWRWIRIDTSCVCALSRKIGRT from the coding sequence ATgtccatcttgttttatgtgATATTTCTCGCTTATCTCCGTGGCATCCAAGGTAACAGCATGGATCAAAGGAGTTTGCCGGAAGACTCGCTCAATTCCCTGATTATTAAGCTGATCCaggcagatattttaaaaaacaagctcTCCAAGCAGATGGTGGACGTTAAGGAAAACTACCAGAGCACGCTGCCCAAAGCAGAGGCCCCCCGGGAGCCTGCCAAGTCGGAATTCCAGCCCATGACGGCCATGGGCCCCGAACTGCTGCGGCATCAGAGACGCTACAACTCCCCCCGGGTCCTGCTGAGTGACAGCACCCCCTTGGAGCCCCCTCCCCTGTACCTCATGGAGGATTACGTGGGCAACCCCGTGGCGACCAACAGAACGGCGCGGAGGAAGAGGTACGCGGAACACAAGAGTCACCGAGGGGAGTACTCCGTGTGTGACAGCGAGAGCTTGTGGGTGACCGACAAGTCATCGGCCATCGACATTCGGGGACACCAGGTCACGGTGCTGGGGGAGATCAAAACCGGCAACTCTCCCGtcaaacaatatttttatgaGACGAGATGTAAAGAGGCCAGGCCTGTCAAGAACGGTTGCAGAGGCATTGACGACAAACACTGGAACTCTCAGTGCAAAACCTCCCAAACCTACGTCCGGGCACTGACGTCAGAAAACAACAAGCTGGTCGGCTGGCGGTGGATACGGATAGACACATCCTGTGTGTGTGCCTTGTCGAGAAAGATCGGAAGAACATAA
- the NTF3 gene encoding neurotrophin-3 isoform X1 yields MSKISAGEEAMTVCKILQVNKVMSILFYVIFLAYLRGIQGNSMDQRSLPEDSLNSLIIKLIQADILKNKLSKQMVDVKENYQSTLPKAEAPREPAKSEFQPMTAMGPELLRHQRRYNSPRVLLSDSTPLEPPPLYLMEDYVGNPVATNRTARRKRYAEHKSHRGEYSVCDSESLWVTDKSSAIDIRGHQVTVLGEIKTGNSPVKQYFYETRCKEARPVKNGCRGIDDKHWNSQCKTSQTYVRALTSENNKLVGWRWIRIDTSCVCALSRKIGRT; encoded by the exons ATGAGCAAAATTTCAGCAGGAGAGGAGGCTATGACAGTGTGCAAG ATCTTACAGGTGAACAAGGTGATgtccatcttgttttatgtgATATTTCTCGCTTATCTCCGTGGCATCCAAGGTAACAGCATGGATCAAAGGAGTTTGCCGGAAGACTCGCTCAATTCCCTGATTATTAAGCTGATCCaggcagatattttaaaaaacaagctcTCCAAGCAGATGGTGGACGTTAAGGAAAACTACCAGAGCACGCTGCCCAAAGCAGAGGCCCCCCGGGAGCCTGCCAAGTCGGAATTCCAGCCCATGACGGCCATGGGCCCCGAACTGCTGCGGCATCAGAGACGCTACAACTCCCCCCGGGTCCTGCTGAGTGACAGCACCCCCTTGGAGCCCCCTCCCCTGTACCTCATGGAGGATTACGTGGGCAACCCCGTGGCGACCAACAGAACGGCGCGGAGGAAGAGGTACGCGGAACACAAGAGTCACCGAGGGGAGTACTCCGTGTGTGACAGCGAGAGCTTGTGGGTGACCGACAAGTCATCGGCCATCGACATTCGGGGACACCAGGTCACGGTGCTGGGGGAGATCAAAACCGGCAACTCTCCCGtcaaacaatatttttatgaGACGAGATGTAAAGAGGCCAGGCCTGTCAAGAACGGTTGCAGAGGCATTGACGACAAACACTGGAACTCTCAGTGCAAAACCTCCCAAACCTACGTCCGGGCACTGACGTCAGAAAACAACAAGCTGGTCGGCTGGCGGTGGATACGGATAGACACATCCTGTGTGTGTGCCTTGTCGAGAAAGATCGGAAGAACATAA